The following proteins are encoded in a genomic region of Catellatospora sp. TT07R-123:
- a CDS encoding N-acetylmuramoyl-L-alanine amidase: MSPLSRRDMFRGAVLLGTGAALGGLELSIAGPAAAAVAAPTIAGCATWGARNPSSTLSQIATDANKIIIHHTATANSTDYTQAHAFSLARSIQNYHMDSNGWSDTGQHFTVSRGGFITEGRHYSLSHLTSGNGMVVGAHCPGQNDQAIGIENEGTYTSATPPTTQFNKLVDLCAYICDQYGIAPTKIYGHRDFVSTSCPGDAFYAQLPALRSAVAAKLSGGTAWSAIVDNSSAGFSASTAWGTSTYSTQRYGADYRYAAPVAASDPAYYSATLPSAGNYKIETWYPGDPGYNAATPFVVFSSAGSQTVTVNQTTGGGAWRSLGTFAFAAGAQQVVGVSRWTSGTQYVIADAVRITKA; encoded by the coding sequence ATGTCCCCACTGTCCCGACGCGACATGTTCCGCGGCGCCGTGCTGCTCGGCACCGGTGCCGCCCTCGGCGGGCTCGAACTGAGCATCGCCGGACCGGCCGCCGCGGCCGTCGCCGCGCCGACCATCGCCGGTTGCGCCACCTGGGGCGCCCGCAACCCGTCCTCGACCCTGTCGCAGATCGCCACCGACGCCAACAAGATCATCATTCACCACACGGCGACGGCGAACTCCACCGACTACACGCAGGCCCACGCGTTCTCGCTGGCCAGGTCCATTCAGAACTACCACATGGACAGCAACGGCTGGTCCGACACCGGCCAGCATTTCACGGTCAGCCGGGGCGGCTTCATCACCGAGGGCCGCCACTACAGCCTGTCCCACCTGACCAGCGGCAACGGCATGGTCGTCGGCGCACACTGCCCCGGCCAGAACGACCAGGCCATCGGCATCGAGAACGAGGGCACGTACACCTCGGCCACCCCGCCCACCACCCAGTTCAACAAGCTCGTCGACCTCTGCGCCTACATCTGCGACCAGTACGGCATCGCGCCCACCAAGATCTACGGGCACCGCGACTTCGTCTCCACCAGCTGCCCCGGCGACGCCTTCTACGCCCAGCTGCCCGCGCTGCGCTCGGCCGTGGCCGCCAAGCTGTCCGGCGGCACCGCCTGGTCGGCCATCGTGGACAACAGCTCGGCCGGCTTCAGCGCCTCGACCGCGTGGGGCACGTCCACCTACTCCACCCAGCGCTACGGCGCCGACTACCGGTATGCCGCCCCGGTCGCCGCCAGCGACCCCGCGTACTACTCGGCCACCCTGCCCAGCGCCGGGAACTACAAGATCGAGACGTGGTACCCCGGCGACCCCGGCTACAACGCGGCCACCCCGTTCGTGGTGTTCAGCTCGGCCGGCAGCCAGACCGTGACGGTGAACCAGACCACCGGCGGCGGCGCGTGGCGCAGCCTCGGCACGTTCGCGTTCGCGGCCGGGGCGCAGCAGGTGGTGGGCGTGAGCCGGTGGACCTCCGGCACCCAGTACGTCATCGCCGACGCCGTCCGCATCACCAAGGCCTGA
- the ftrA gene encoding transcriptional regulator FtrA, whose product MPLAAPIAAPIAAPSAPPVAVRLETRPRHRVAVLAFAGMAPFELGCVVEVFGLDRPELAAPWYDLAVCAETPEPLPAVGGFTITAAHGLDVLAAADTVIVPGVADVRAPVSAALVAALRTAADRGARIVSICSGAFALAAAGLLDGRAATTHWRYAALLRERHPLVEVTPDVLYVDSGQVVTSAGSAAGLDLCLHLVRRDHGAQTANSVARRLVLPPHRDGGQAQFIKSPVRELPGDDGVAQAMSWALAHLDQPLSVDALAARAHMSPRTFLRHFARQTGTSPIRWLIEQRIAASLPLLEAADSPVEAVAAAVGFDSPVTFRHHFGRCMRTSPSAYRRTFRAR is encoded by the coding sequence ATGCCCCTCGCCGCGCCCATCGCCGCGCCCATCGCCGCGCCCTCCGCCCCGCCCGTGGCCGTCCGGCTGGAGACCCGCCCGCGCCACCGCGTCGCCGTGCTGGCGTTCGCCGGGATGGCGCCGTTCGAGCTGGGCTGCGTGGTCGAGGTGTTCGGGCTGGACCGCCCCGAACTCGCCGCACCCTGGTACGACCTGGCCGTCTGCGCCGAGACGCCCGAGCCGCTGCCCGCCGTCGGCGGGTTCACCATCACCGCCGCGCACGGGCTGGACGTGCTGGCCGCCGCCGACACCGTGATCGTGCCCGGGGTCGCCGACGTCAGGGCGCCCGTGTCGGCCGCACTCGTCGCCGCGCTGCGGACGGCCGCGGACCGGGGCGCCCGAATCGTGTCGATCTGCTCGGGCGCGTTCGCGCTGGCCGCGGCCGGGCTGCTGGACGGGCGGGCCGCGACCACGCACTGGCGCTACGCGGCCCTGCTGCGCGAGCGCCACCCGCTGGTCGAGGTCACCCCCGACGTGCTGTACGTCGACAGCGGCCAGGTCGTCACCAGCGCGGGCAGCGCCGCCGGGCTGGACCTGTGCCTGCACCTGGTACGCCGCGACCACGGCGCGCAGACCGCCAACAGCGTGGCCCGGCGCCTGGTGCTGCCCCCGCACCGCGACGGCGGGCAGGCGCAGTTCATCAAGTCGCCGGTCCGCGAACTGCCCGGCGACGACGGCGTGGCCCAGGCGATGTCCTGGGCCCTGGCGCACCTGGACCAGCCGCTGTCGGTCGACGCGCTGGCCGCGCGGGCGCACATGTCACCGCGCACATTCCTGCGGCACTTCGCCCGGCAGACCGGCACCAGCCCGATCCGCTGGCTGATCGAGCAGCGGATCGCGGCGAGCCTGCCGCTGCTGGAGGCTGCGGACAGCCCGGTCGAGGCGGTGGCGGCGGCGGTGGGCTTCGACAGCCCGGTCACGTTCCGGCACCATTTCGGACGGTGCATGCGCACCTCGCCCTCGGCCTACCGGCGCACGTTCCGCGCCAGGTAG
- a CDS encoding rhodanese-like domain-containing protein translates to MSASLSTSPTAAVLSTPPATAELAIAHFAAKLAFETDVSDVHADLAAGVPGITVVDTRSLEAWEQGHIPGAVHLPTARIAARAAELIGPDQVVVTYCWGPGCNGSTRAALAFARLGHPVKEMIGGYEYWVREGFPTQTLLGVRHNDVDPLTAPASGAACAC, encoded by the coding sequence ATGTCCGCCAGCCTGTCCACGTCGCCCACCGCCGCCGTCCTGTCGACCCCGCCGGCCACCGCGGAGCTGGCTATCGCCCATTTCGCCGCGAAGCTCGCCTTCGAGACCGACGTCTCCGACGTGCACGCCGACCTGGCGGCCGGGGTGCCCGGGATCACGGTGGTCGACACGCGATCGCTGGAGGCGTGGGAGCAGGGTCACATCCCGGGTGCGGTGCACCTGCCGACCGCCCGGATCGCGGCCCGCGCCGCCGAGCTGATCGGCCCTGACCAGGTCGTCGTCACCTACTGCTGGGGACCGGGGTGCAACGGCTCGACCCGCGCCGCGCTCGCCTTCGCCCGCCTGGGCCACCCGGTCAAGGAGATGATCGGCGGCTACGAGTACTGGGTCCGCGAGGGCTTCCCGACGCAGACCCTGCTGGGCGTGCGGCACAACGACGTCGACCCGCTCACCGCCCCGGCCAGCGGTGCCGCCTGCGCCTGCTGA
- a CDS encoding ribonucleoside-diphosphate reductase subunit alpha, whose product MQTGTTWDAGPADRLAQQLGAAAEGLPDVDPGTVLAPVVAGVWPGATEADLRLRAIETAAALVVREPAYSRLAARLLAVHVAEEAATQGVRDFADAVRAGHEAGLLADDLAAFVSVHSGELAALIDPAADDRFEYFGLRTVYDRYLLRHPVTRRVLETPQHFLLRVACGLMGEVGTASTAGLRLPGSVAEVARLYAILSRLAYLPSSPTLFNAGARRPQLSSCFLLDSPRDELESIYERYAQIARLSKYAGGIGVAWSRIRSRGSLIRGTNGLSNGIVPWLRTLDASVAAVNQGGRRKGAACVYLETWHADLDDFLQLRDSTGDESRRTHNLHLANWVPDEFMRRVEADASWSLFDPKDVPQLVDLWGDEFDAAYRAAEAAGLAVRTLPARDLYGRMMRTLAQTGNGWMTFKDAANRTCNQTAVPGNTVHLSNLCTEILEVTSDDETAVCNLGSINLAAHCGPAGVDWAGLRDTVTVAVRVLDRTIDLSYYPTGQAAGANSRWRPIGLGVMGLADVFFTLGLDFDSPEALALSTRIAEEIALAAYDTSADLAASLGAHPTYADTRAARGVLHPDHWADAEHTRPHEWAALREKIARTGLRNSLLIAIAPTATIASIAGCAECIEPPVANVFKRETLSGEFLQVNRYLVDELKARGLWTEALRERILSAEGSIAEIDQIPAELRSRFRTAWELPQRALIDLAAARAPYIDQSQSLNLFMAAPQIGKLSSMYAYAWRKGLKTTYYLRSRPATSIAKTTTRAAAPAAPAGPAPVAVAPAQPLRAATGLIEFNLENPEICEACQ is encoded by the coding sequence ATGCAGACCGGCACGACCTGGGACGCCGGACCGGCGGACAGACTCGCACAGCAGCTCGGCGCGGCGGCTGAGGGCCTGCCCGACGTCGACCCCGGCACGGTGCTCGCCCCCGTCGTCGCGGGCGTGTGGCCGGGCGCCACCGAGGCCGACCTGCGGCTGCGTGCCATCGAGACCGCCGCGGCGCTGGTGGTGCGGGAACCGGCGTACAGCAGGCTGGCCGCGCGCCTGCTCGCGGTGCACGTCGCCGAGGAGGCCGCCACCCAGGGCGTACGTGACTTCGCCGACGCGGTGCGCGCCGGGCACGAGGCGGGCCTGCTCGCCGACGACCTCGCCGCGTTCGTGTCGGTCCACTCCGGCGAGCTGGCGGCGCTGATCGACCCGGCCGCCGACGACCGCTTCGAATACTTCGGCCTGCGCACCGTCTACGACCGCTACCTGCTGCGCCACCCGGTCACCCGGCGCGTGCTGGAGACTCCGCAGCACTTCCTGCTGCGCGTGGCGTGCGGCCTGATGGGCGAGGTCGGCACCGCGAGCACCGCCGGGCTGCGCCTGCCCGGCAGCGTCGCCGAGGTCGCCCGGCTGTACGCCATCCTCAGCCGCCTGGCCTACCTGCCCAGCTCGCCCACGCTGTTCAACGCCGGGGCCCGCCGACCCCAGCTGAGCAGCTGCTTCCTGCTCGACTCGCCCCGCGACGAGCTGGAGTCGATCTACGAGCGCTACGCGCAGATCGCCCGGCTGTCCAAGTACGCCGGGGGCATCGGGGTGGCGTGGTCGCGGATCCGGTCCCGGGGCTCGCTGATCCGCGGCACCAACGGCCTGTCCAACGGCATCGTGCCGTGGCTGCGCACGCTGGACGCCAGCGTCGCCGCGGTCAACCAGGGCGGCCGCCGCAAGGGCGCGGCCTGCGTCTACCTGGAGACCTGGCACGCCGACCTCGACGACTTCCTCCAGCTGCGCGACTCCACCGGCGACGAGAGCCGCCGCACCCACAACCTGCACCTGGCCAACTGGGTGCCCGACGAGTTCATGCGCCGGGTCGAGGCGGACGCGAGCTGGTCGCTGTTCGACCCCAAGGACGTGCCGCAGCTGGTCGACCTGTGGGGCGACGAGTTCGACGCCGCCTACCGGGCGGCCGAGGCGGCCGGCCTGGCCGTGCGTACGCTGCCCGCCCGCGACCTGTACGGCCGGATGATGCGCACCCTGGCCCAGACCGGCAACGGCTGGATGACGTTCAAGGACGCCGCCAACCGCACCTGCAACCAGACCGCCGTGCCCGGCAACACCGTGCACCTGTCCAACCTGTGCACCGAGATCCTTGAGGTGACCAGCGACGACGAGACCGCGGTGTGCAACCTCGGCTCGATCAACCTGGCCGCCCACTGCGGCCCGGCCGGGGTCGACTGGGCCGGGCTGCGCGACACGGTCACCGTCGCGGTGCGGGTGCTCGACCGCACCATCGACCTGTCCTACTACCCGACCGGGCAGGCGGCCGGGGCCAACAGCCGCTGGCGGCCGATCGGGCTGGGCGTGATGGGCCTGGCCGACGTCTTCTTCACCCTCGGTCTGGACTTCGACTCGCCCGAGGCGCTGGCCCTGTCCACCCGCATCGCCGAGGAGATCGCGCTCGCGGCGTACGACACCAGCGCCGACCTGGCCGCGTCGCTCGGCGCGCACCCGACCTACGCCGACACCCGCGCCGCGCGCGGGGTGCTGCACCCCGACCACTGGGCCGACGCCGAGCACACCCGCCCGCACGAGTGGGCGGCGCTGCGGGAGAAGATCGCCCGCACCGGGCTGCGCAACTCGCTGCTCATCGCGATCGCGCCGACCGCCACCATCGCCTCGATCGCCGGCTGCGCCGAGTGCATCGAGCCGCCGGTGGCCAACGTGTTCAAGCGCGAGACCCTGTCCGGCGAGTTCCTCCAGGTCAACCGCTACCTGGTGGACGAGCTGAAGGCACGGGGCCTGTGGACCGAGGCGCTGCGTGAGCGCATCCTGTCGGCCGAGGGCTCCATCGCCGAGATCGACCAGATTCCGGCGGAGCTGCGTTCCCGCTTCCGCACCGCGTGGGAGCTGCCGCAGCGCGCCCTGATCGACCTGGCCGCCGCCCGCGCGCCGTACATCGACCAGTCGCAGTCGCTGAACCTGTTCATGGCCGCGCCCCAGATCGGCAAGCTCTCCTCGATGTACGCCTACGCCTGGCGCAAGGGCCTGAAGACCACCTACTACCTGCGCTCCCGCCCGGCGACCTCGATCGCCAAGACCACCACGCGGGCAGCCGCCCCGGCCGCCCCGGCCGGCCCGGCGCCGGTCGCCGTCGCGCCCGCGCAGCCGCTGCGGGCGGCCACGGGGCTGATCGAGTTCAACCTGGAGAACCCGGAGATCTGCGAGGCATGCCAGTGA
- a CDS encoding M23 family metallopeptidase, with product MVLAAAAALAVPASPAMAAPTFKVPFPCNQSWTGQTRSDHSPANAVDFNRTDDLGDPVVASAPGTVDVVTNLGNTSYGKYVRINHGSGYTTYYAHLNGFNVSVGQTVKYGTVIGYLGTTGNSTGPHLHYEQRLNGSDIKVKFNGVQALYWGSKTYKSDNGCSGGAADGTVNTAGSPLTVRSGPGTGYSSVGTVADGASIDIFCQTTGTTVTGTYGTSNIWDRIGTGRFVSDAYVYTGYDGFIPGVPRC from the coding sequence ATGGTCCTGGCCGCGGCGGCGGCACTGGCCGTACCGGCCTCGCCCGCCATGGCCGCGCCGACGTTCAAGGTCCCCTTCCCCTGCAACCAGTCCTGGACCGGCCAGACCCGGTCCGACCACAGCCCGGCCAACGCCGTGGACTTCAACCGCACCGACGACCTGGGCGACCCGGTCGTGGCCAGCGCGCCCGGCACCGTCGACGTGGTGACCAACCTGGGCAACACCAGCTACGGCAAGTACGTGCGCATCAACCACGGCAGCGGATACACCACCTACTACGCGCACCTCAACGGGTTCAACGTGTCGGTGGGCCAGACCGTCAAGTACGGCACCGTCATCGGGTACCTCGGCACGACCGGCAACTCCACCGGCCCGCACCTGCACTACGAGCAGCGCCTCAACGGCAGCGACATCAAGGTGAAGTTCAACGGCGTGCAGGCGCTGTACTGGGGCAGCAAGACGTACAAGAGCGACAACGGCTGCTCCGGCGGCGCCGCCGACGGCACCGTCAACACCGCGGGCTCGCCGCTGACGGTCCGCTCCGGGCCGGGCACCGGCTACAGCTCGGTCGGCACCGTCGCCGACGGCGCCTCGATCGACATCTTCTGCCAGACCACCGGCACCACCGTGACCGGCACGTACGGCACCAGCAACATCTGGGACCGCATCGGCACCGGCCGCTTCGTCTCCGACGCCTACGTCTACACCGGCTACGACGGCTTCATCCCCGGCGTGCCGCGCTGCTAG
- a CDS encoding BTAD domain-containing putative transcriptional regulator translates to MDRLELRILGPLELRLGGATVPVDGVKPRQLLATLALHHGRTVSVDHLVEVLWPQEAPRSALANVQTYVSSLRALLGEHRLRRLPPGYRLELAEHELDAQTFERYARATDRPAIEQALGLWRGEPVENLPPSPLWSGEVNRLVELRRAARQQRARLCIDAGRPGEALEELRQLVAEDPLGEQSWLLLVTALRDAGHRAEALSAYATARRTLSAELGVEPGEPLRRLHRTLLVEHGTGPDTLRLDGAAAVVLRGLARLGANAVPAWVPAALLDRRDATEVIESLDQSRLLRGVGADALGRPRYGLPVLVGLLAPDLPGEGIETALSRVLGGYLMLAERAGAGLPPQVFGPGLTVAARWTVPDADELVRDPVAWFAAERDGLLGAVAAAAATGLDDLAWELAHAMVAWCDLGGHTAEWEQTHRAALAACRAAGNALGEAVTLRGLGQLHLYRDDYAHAAEAFSRARLLFARLGNQHGLAAALAGLGTVHRIRDEYAEAYDCYEQSLAAYLELGQRHGEAYAEGALGMVCLARGELDMAQHHFTIGLKVAEEIGDEHRTALLTRQLGLTRLHRGELAEARESLTAALDRFAGLGDSHCAAYCLTDLAGLEAPEVAVERLTTALEIFERIGDRRAQAKTAHRLGELHRGDGRQGLSDAYLAEARRLRATVDLS, encoded by the coding sequence ATGGATCGGCTGGAATTACGCATCCTGGGTCCGCTGGAGCTGCGGCTGGGTGGGGCGACGGTGCCCGTGGACGGGGTGAAGCCGCGCCAGCTGCTGGCCACCCTGGCGCTGCACCACGGCCGCACCGTCTCCGTCGACCACCTGGTCGAGGTGCTGTGGCCGCAGGAGGCCCCGCGCTCGGCCCTGGCCAACGTCCAGACGTACGTCAGCTCGCTGCGGGCGCTGCTCGGCGAGCACCGGCTGCGGCGGCTGCCGCCCGGCTACCGGCTGGAGCTGGCCGAGCACGAGCTGGACGCGCAGACCTTCGAGCGGTACGCGCGCGCCACCGACCGCCCCGCGATCGAGCAGGCGCTCGGCCTGTGGCGCGGCGAGCCGGTGGAGAACCTGCCCCCGTCGCCGCTGTGGAGCGGTGAGGTCAACCGCCTGGTGGAGCTGCGGCGGGCGGCCCGCCAGCAGCGGGCCCGGCTGTGCATCGACGCGGGCCGGCCCGGCGAGGCGCTGGAGGAGCTGCGGCAGCTCGTCGCCGAGGATCCGCTCGGGGAGCAGTCGTGGCTGCTGCTGGTGACGGCGCTGCGCGACGCCGGCCACCGGGCCGAGGCGCTGTCGGCGTACGCGACGGCGCGCCGCACGCTCAGCGCGGAGCTGGGCGTCGAGCCCGGCGAACCGCTGCGGCGGCTGCACCGCACGCTGCTGGTCGAGCACGGCACCGGGCCCGACACGCTGCGGCTGGACGGCGCCGCCGCGGTGGTGCTGCGCGGCCTGGCCCGGCTGGGCGCCAACGCGGTCCCGGCCTGGGTGCCCGCCGCGCTGCTGGACCGCCGGGACGCGACCGAGGTGATCGAGTCGCTGGACCAGAGCCGCCTGCTGCGCGGGGTCGGGGCCGACGCGCTGGGCCGCCCCCGGTACGGCCTGCCGGTGCTGGTCGGGCTGCTCGCCCCGGACCTGCCCGGTGAGGGCATCGAGACCGCGCTGAGCCGGGTGCTCGGCGGCTACCTGATGCTGGCCGAGCGGGCCGGGGCGGGGCTGCCGCCGCAGGTGTTCGGGCCGGGCCTGACCGTGGCGGCCCGCTGGACGGTGCCCGACGCGGACGAGCTGGTCCGCGACCCGGTGGCGTGGTTCGCCGCCGAGCGCGACGGGCTGCTGGGCGCCGTCGCCGCGGCCGCCGCGACGGGCCTGGACGACCTGGCCTGGGAGCTGGCACACGCCATGGTCGCCTGGTGCGACCTGGGCGGGCACACCGCCGAGTGGGAGCAGACGCACCGGGCCGCGCTGGCGGCCTGCCGGGCCGCGGGCAACGCGCTGGGCGAGGCGGTCACCCTGCGCGGGCTCGGGCAGCTGCACCTGTATCGCGACGACTACGCGCACGCCGCCGAGGCGTTCAGCCGCGCCCGCCTGCTGTTCGCGCGTCTGGGCAACCAGCACGGGCTGGCGGCGGCGCTGGCGGGCCTGGGCACCGTGCACCGCATCCGCGACGAGTACGCCGAGGCGTACGACTGCTACGAGCAGTCGCTGGCGGCGTACCTGGAGCTGGGGCAGCGCCACGGCGAGGCGTACGCCGAGGGGGCGCTGGGCATGGTGTGCCTGGCCCGGGGCGAGCTGGACATGGCCCAGCACCACTTCACGATCGGGCTGAAGGTGGCCGAGGAGATCGGCGACGAGCACCGCACCGCGCTGCTCACCCGTCAGCTGGGGCTGACCCGGCTGCACCGCGGGGAGCTGGCCGAGGCGCGGGAGTCGCTGACCGCGGCGCTGGACCGGTTCGCCGGGCTCGGCGACAGCCACTGCGCCGCGTACTGCCTGACCGACCTGGCCGGGCTGGAGGCGCCGGAGGTGGCGGTGGAGCGGCTCACCACCGCGCTGGAGATCTTCGAGCGGATCGGGGACCGGCGCGCCCAGGCCAAGACCGCGCACCGCCTCGGCGAGCTGCACCGCGGCGACGGCCGCCAGGGCCTGTCCGACGCGTACCTGGCCGAGGCCCGCCGCCTGCGCGCCACCGTCGACCTCTCCTGA
- a CDS encoding ribonucleotide-diphosphate reductase subunit beta translates to MPVTAEPKMLLHPGLDLTLRPMRYPDFYERYRAAIRNTWTVEEVDLSGDLPDLAGLSEGERHLVNRLVAFFATGDTIVANNLVLNLYRHINAPEARLYLSRQLFEEAVHVQFYLTLLDTYLPDDAARAEAFDAVENIPSIARKARFCFDWIDSVFDLPELTTADERRRFLLNLICFAACIEGLFFYGAFAYVYWLRSRGLLDGLAAGTNWVFRDESMHMDFAFAVVDTVRAEEPGLFDEQLGKAVVKMMEEAVEAELAFAEDLCGAGLPGMTLADMREYLQYVADQRLARLGLPARFGSGNPFPFMALQDVQELANFFERRVTAYQVAVGGSVSLDEDF, encoded by the coding sequence ATGCCAGTGACCGCCGAACCGAAGATGCTGCTGCACCCGGGCCTGGACCTGACCCTGCGGCCGATGCGCTACCCCGACTTCTACGAGCGCTACCGCGCCGCCATCCGCAACACGTGGACCGTCGAGGAGGTCGACCTGTCGGGCGACCTGCCCGACCTGGCGGGGCTGTCCGAGGGGGAGCGGCACCTGGTCAACCGCCTGGTCGCGTTCTTCGCCACCGGGGACACCATCGTCGCCAACAACCTGGTGCTGAACCTGTACCGCCACATCAACGCCCCGGAGGCCCGGCTCTACCTGAGCCGCCAGCTGTTCGAGGAGGCGGTGCACGTCCAGTTCTACCTGACCCTGCTGGACACGTACCTGCCCGACGACGCGGCGCGGGCCGAGGCGTTCGACGCGGTGGAGAACATCCCGTCCATCGCGCGCAAGGCGCGGTTCTGCTTCGACTGGATCGACTCGGTGTTCGACCTGCCGGAGCTGACCACCGCCGACGAGCGGCGCCGGTTCCTGCTCAACCTGATCTGCTTCGCCGCCTGCATCGAGGGCCTGTTCTTCTACGGCGCCTTCGCGTACGTGTACTGGCTGCGCTCGCGCGGCCTGCTCGACGGGCTGGCCGCGGGCACCAACTGGGTGTTCCGCGACGAGTCGATGCACATGGACTTCGCCTTCGCCGTCGTCGACACGGTCCGGGCCGAGGAGCCGGGGCTGTTCGACGAGCAGCTGGGCAAGGCGGTCGTGAAGATGATGGAGGAGGCGGTCGAGGCGGAGCTCGCGTTCGCCGAGGACCTGTGCGGGGCCGGGCTGCCGGGCATGACGCTGGCCGACATGCGGGAGTACCTCCAGTACGTCGCCGACCAGCGGCTGGCCCGGCTGGGGCTGCCCGCCCGGTTCGGCTCGGGCAACCCGTTCCCGTTCATGGCCCTGCAGGACGTGCAGGAGCTGGCCAACTTCTTCGAGCGCCGGGTCACCGCCTACCAGGTGGCCGTCGGCGGCAGCGTGAGCCTGGACGAGGACTTCTAG